A section of the Lathamus discolor isolate bLatDis1 chromosome 6, bLatDis1.hap1, whole genome shotgun sequence genome encodes:
- the DHRS7B gene encoding dehydrogenase/reductase SDR family member 7B translates to MRTPAPLPAVAMVTAAVRKTVQKGKLMDFTSTVLIPLLFGSVGIFALFRLLQWMRMRAYLQEAVVVITGATSGLGKECAKAFHAAGCKLVLCGRDSEKLQDMVQQLSTVTNHRKKTHKPHTVVFDLSDTKTVLNAAEEILKYLGHVDILINNAGISFRGTIVDTGLDVDKKVMETNYFGPVALTKALLPSMIKRRQGHIVAISSVQGKISIPFRSAYAASKHATQAFFDCLRAEVEQYDIDVTVISPGYIQTNLSLNAVTADGSRYGVMDKNTAEGQTAAEVAQVVLNAVGQKKKEVLVAGLTPSLAVYLRNLCPRLFFSLMAERAKKERKAKAS, encoded by the exons ATGCGCACTCCGGCGCCACTGCCTGCGGTGGCCATGGTGACGGCAGCGGTCAG GAAGACggttcagaaaggaaaactcaTGGATTTCACAAGCACAGTCCTCATCCCACTGCTTTTTGGCAGCGTGGGGATCTTCGCCCTTTTTCGCCTGCTGCAGTGGATGCGGATGCGAGCGTACCTCCAGGAGGCAGTGGTGGTGATCACAGGGGCTACTTCGGGCTTGGGAAAAG AATGTGCCAAAGCTTTCCatgcagctggctgcaagctgGTGCTCTGTGGCAGAGACAGTGAGAAGCTCCAAGACATGGTGCAGCAGCTTTCCACCGTGACCAACCACCGCAAGAAG ACACACAAACCTCACACTGTGGTATTCGACCTCTCGGACACTAAAACTGTGCTAAATGCTGCTGAAGAGATCCTGAAGTACCTGGGGCACGTGGACATCCTGATCAACAATGCAGGCATCAGTTTCCGAGGCACAATTGTGGACACAGGACTGGATGTGGATAAGAAAGTGATGGAGACAAATTATTTTGGTCCTGTAGCCCTCACCAAAG CGCTTCTGCCCTCCATGATCAAGAGGAGACAAGGCCACATTGTGGCCatcagcagtgttcaaggcaaaaTAAGCATTCCTTTCAGATCCGCAT ATGCTGCCTCCAAGCATGCCACCCAGGCCTTCTTTGATTGCCTACGAGCAGAGGTGGAGCAGTATGACATTGATGTGACCGTTATAAGCCCTGGCTACATTCAGACAAACCTCTCTCTCAACGCTGTAACAGCGGATGGATCTCGCTATGGAG TTATGGACAAGAACACCGCGGAAGGACAGACGGCTGCAGAGGTGGCTCAAGTGGTGCTCAATGCAGTGGgacagaagaagaaggaagtcCTTGTGGCTGGGCTGACACCCTCCCTGGCTGTCTACCTGCGAAACCTCTGCCCCAGGCTCTTCTTCAGCTTAATGGCAGAGAGagcaaaaaaggagagaaaagcaaaggctTCTTAG